Proteins encoded in a region of the Photobacterium profundum SS9 genome:
- a CDS encoding IS4-like element ISPpr4 family transposase: MTMTLFEQHQLPCILESRLSKRYQTLIMEHMTVNSSNAPGVKSLRHHTQSWASTQATWRFYHNEDVTFPMLSGPMLGLARSGVKESQSRYVLMAHDWCHINFAKHHSKLDKTKMSHALDVGYELQASLLVDANTGAPIAPAGLNLLTSNGIYQCRSQELQPKQSHLDSLFDSIHWQEQLHLDKPLVHVVDREADSAKDLRRLGSVHWLTRTKKGSTFRHEGQFKTAEIISRTISPDLKGVISLRGKEGYLFVGETTVELHRKSEKLASAAPTCRFVMSLVTDDEGKELARWYLLSNVLDVDATEIATWYCHRWNIESWFKLLKSDGHQLEKWQQTTAESILKRLITASVATTLIFKLYSDSSDEANEFKGFLVKLSGRLTKRTKPVTQPSLLAGLWVFLQMCEVLDTYTMDEINAMRQIASSFFAQSV, translated from the coding sequence TTGACGATGACTCTTTTTGAACAACATCAATTACCCTGTATCCTTGAATCAAGATTATCTAAGCGTTATCAGACCCTTATAATGGAACACATGACAGTTAATTCTAGCAATGCACCAGGTGTAAAATCTCTTCGCCACCACACACAATCATGGGCATCGACACAAGCAACATGGCGTTTTTATCATAATGAGGATGTGACTTTTCCTATGCTAAGTGGCCCGATGCTGGGACTTGCTCGTTCTGGTGTGAAAGAAAGTCAAAGTCGATATGTATTAATGGCTCATGATTGGTGCCATATCAATTTCGCTAAACATCATAGTAAGTTAGATAAAACTAAGATGTCACACGCTCTCGATGTTGGCTACGAACTGCAAGCGTCTTTATTGGTAGACGCAAATACTGGCGCACCCATTGCTCCAGCAGGCCTTAACTTACTGACAAGCAACGGTATTTATCAATGCCGAAGCCAAGAGTTACAACCCAAGCAAAGTCACCTAGATTCACTCTTTGACAGCATTCATTGGCAAGAACAATTACATTTAGACAAGCCTCTGGTGCATGTTGTTGATAGAGAAGCAGATTCAGCGAAAGACTTAAGACGTTTAGGCTCAGTTCACTGGCTAACTCGAACTAAAAAAGGCTCAACGTTCCGTCACGAAGGTCAGTTTAAAACGGCTGAAATCATCAGTCGAACAATCTCCCCAGACTTGAAAGGTGTTATTTCTCTTCGAGGTAAAGAGGGCTATTTGTTTGTTGGTGAAACGACTGTTGAGTTACACCGGAAATCAGAAAAGCTCGCGTCAGCGGCGCCCACCTGTCGCTTTGTTATGAGCCTGGTCACGGATGATGAAGGTAAAGAGCTAGCAAGATGGTATCTGCTGTCTAACGTGTTGGATGTTGATGCAACAGAGATCGCAACGTGGTATTGCCATCGCTGGAATATTGAATCTTGGTTTAAGTTATTGAAGTCAGATGGTCATCAGTTAGAAAAATGGCAGCAAACTACTGCGGAGTCAATATTAAAGCGTCTGATCACAGCCAGTGTTGCAACGACGTTGATATTTAAGCTTTATTCGGACAGCTCGGATGAAGCTAATGAATTTAAAGGTTTTTTGGTTAAGCTGAGTGGTCGTTTAACTAAGCGAACAAAGCCTGTCACTCAGCCATCACTGCTTGCGGGACTATGGGTTTTCCTACAAATGTGTGAAGTACTAGATACCTACACCATGGATGAGATAAACGCGATGAGGCAAATAGCCAGTTCGTTTTTTGCTCAATCTGTGTAG
- a CDS encoding PHP domain-containing protein, translating to MKKIDLHIHTVHTRSDSKFEYSLETLKKYVEAAQLDCIAITNHNEFNLSQFREISRELDITVLPGIEIDLERGHILLISDPSDLEDFSARCQKLTSLITYPHPNVALTSFKEIFTDLDQYILIPHYDKSPKILKFVLDDLKRYITAGEVQAPKKFIQVYNQEDSLVPVIFSDTRMATGIDSFPSRQTFLNITDCDFRSVRLGLTKKEYVSLTREEGNKFIEIMDSGIKISTGLNVILGKRSSGKSHTLNLINSSSDEDDVKYIR from the coding sequence ATGAAAAAAATTGACCTTCACATCCACACTGTGCACACTCGATCAGACTCCAAGTTTGAATACTCACTTGAAACGTTGAAGAAATATGTTGAAGCTGCGCAGCTTGATTGTATAGCGATAACAAACCATAACGAATTCAACTTAAGTCAGTTCAGAGAAATATCTAGAGAACTCGATATAACAGTATTGCCAGGTATCGAAATTGACTTAGAACGTGGGCACATTTTGTTAATATCAGACCCCTCAGATCTGGAGGATTTTTCTGCTAGATGTCAAAAGTTAACTAGTTTAATTACATACCCTCACCCAAATGTTGCATTAACTAGCTTCAAGGAAATATTTACCGATCTTGATCAATATATTCTTATTCCTCATTACGATAAATCTCCAAAAATCCTTAAGTTCGTATTAGATGATCTTAAACGATATATTACAGCAGGTGAAGTCCAAGCCCCTAAGAAATTTATACAAGTATATAATCAAGAAGACTCCCTAGTGCCTGTTATTTTTAGTGATACTAGAATGGCAACAGGTATAGATTCATTTCCTTCCAGACAAACATTTTTGAATATAACTGACTGTGACTTTAGAAGCGTTCGTTTAGGGCTTACAAAAAAAGAGTATGTCAGTTTAACAAGAGAAGAAGGTAACAAATTTATTGAGATTATGGACTCGGGAATTAAGATTTCGACAGGGTTAAATGTTATCTTAGGTAAGAGATCATCTGGGAAATCTCATACTTTAAACTTAATAAACTCAAGCTCCGATGAGGATGACGTTAAGTATATTAGGTAG
- the tnpA gene encoding IS66 family insertion sequence element accessory protein TnpA: MKITRNETQWQTLIQNQQTSGLTISNYCQQHQLPTSSFYAFKKKLGLTSNSFVRAKVIQQIEFLEEQPSITLTVGKANVSLPATTSATYLAQILRELS, encoded by the coding sequence ATGAAAATAACGCGCAACGAAACACAATGGCAGACCCTAATACAAAATCAACAAACCAGTGGATTAACTATTTCAAATTACTGCCAACAGCATCAATTACCGACTTCTAGCTTCTACGCTTTCAAGAAAAAACTGGGCTTAACATCCAACAGTTTTGTTCGCGCCAAAGTGATACAGCAAATTGAGTTCTTGGAAGAGCAACCATCCATCACACTCACGGTTGGTAAGGCAAACGTCAGTTTGCCTGCAACAACATCCGCTACATACTTGGCTCAAATACTGCGTGAGTTGAGCTAA
- the tnpB gene encoding IS66 family insertion sequence element accessory protein TnpB (TnpB, as the term is used for proteins encoded by IS66 family insertion elements, is considered an accessory protein, since TnpC, encoded by a neighboring gene, is a DDE family transposase.) has product MQSFIEPSAVFIHRDFVDFRKSINGLAAIVEDELNRDAYTGELFVFCNKAKDKLKILYWDKTGFALWYKRLEKQKFKWPSNIDCNEFELTDEQFKWLLSGFDVLGHQELHYQSMI; this is encoded by the coding sequence ATGCAATCCTTTATTGAACCATCAGCCGTTTTTATACACCGTGATTTTGTCGACTTTCGAAAATCAATAAACGGGTTAGCAGCCATTGTTGAAGATGAGCTTAATCGTGATGCTTACACAGGTGAGTTGTTTGTGTTTTGCAATAAAGCCAAAGACAAACTAAAAATACTGTATTGGGATAAGACGGGGTTTGCACTTTGGTACAAACGTCTTGAGAAGCAAAAATTCAAATGGCCGAGTAACATCGATTGCAATGAATTTGAATTAACGGATGAACAATTTAAGTGGTTGCTATCAGGATTTGATGTGCTTGGTCATCAAGAATTACATTATCAATCGATGATCTAA
- a CDS encoding DUF6404 family protein — MISKKRISAAYEELNRKGFKEVTYNSYVTKKLDRIGLRFKPYYYNNFIENFINLTFSALCAYLILKLIFDFWLNIISLSFVSGSIALIVTSLGNAVYFSYLRSKHNISKWDDLPK; from the coding sequence ATGATATCAAAAAAAAGAATAAGTGCAGCCTATGAAGAATTAAATAGAAAAGGATTTAAAGAGGTGACTTATAATTCTTATGTGACTAAAAAATTAGACCGTATTGGGCTGAGATTTAAACCTTATTATTATAATAACTTCATTGAAAATTTCATTAATCTTACATTTTCTGCATTATGTGCTTATCTTATATTAAAGTTAATATTTGACTTCTGGTTAAATATTATTAGTTTATCATTTGTTTCTGGGAGTATTGCATTGATAGTGACTTCTCTTGGGAATGCTGTTTACTTCTCCTATTTAAGAAGTAAGCACAATATATCTAAATGGGACGATCTTCCTAAATAA
- a CDS encoding helix-turn-helix domain-containing protein, producing MKSGVGGFQSNRLTQARESLGLTKVALATLVNVSGATVTNWENGKQNPQGDKLQALSIALGQPVHWFLRELAAENSSPYFFRSLTAATKSGREATKIKLDWIAELSTILNQWLDWPTLRIPEVNKNFKAISDEDIELSAIEFRNNFNLGNSPIKDLSLSVENSGVIFSRCEIGFDKLDGLSSWNKITGRPYILLATDKDNAIRSRFDLAHELGHIILHKNVKVDDINQTAHKEIERQANLFASCLLLPADSFARDLENPTLETFLALKPRWKVSIAAMIYRAHQLDIISDLQKSNLYKNLSSKGWRIKEPYDDQVKPENPRLLPRAINMLIDQGGFSKNILLDKLGFSTFICEELCGLPRGFFDDDTEEDNLVTLRFQNKTTSNNKKNYKSETSNIVRFGR from the coding sequence ATGAAATCTGGTGTGGGTGGTTTCCAGTCAAATCGGTTAACTCAGGCAAGAGAGTCTTTAGGCTTGACTAAAGTTGCCTTGGCTACGCTGGTCAATGTATCGGGAGCTACAGTTACTAACTGGGAAAATGGAAAGCAAAATCCTCAAGGGGATAAACTTCAAGCTTTGTCTATCGCGTTAGGGCAGCCAGTTCATTGGTTTCTAAGAGAGCTAGCAGCAGAGAATAGCTCTCCATATTTTTTTCGTTCATTAACTGCTGCTACAAAATCAGGAAGAGAAGCAACAAAAATAAAATTAGATTGGATTGCTGAATTATCAACAATATTAAATCAGTGGTTAGATTGGCCTACACTTAGGATACCTGAAGTAAATAAAAACTTTAAGGCTATCTCTGATGAAGATATTGAGTTATCTGCTATTGAATTTAGAAATAATTTTAATTTAGGTAATTCACCAATCAAAGATTTATCTTTATCCGTTGAGAATTCTGGTGTTATTTTTTCAAGATGCGAAATAGGCTTTGATAAATTAGACGGTCTTTCAAGCTGGAACAAGATAACTGGGCGTCCATATATATTACTAGCAACAGATAAAGATAATGCTATAAGAAGTCGTTTTGACTTAGCTCATGAGCTCGGTCATATTATTCTGCATAAAAATGTAAAAGTAGATGACATTAATCAAACAGCTCATAAAGAAATCGAAAGACAGGCTAACCTCTTTGCAAGCTGTTTATTACTTCCTGCTGATTCATTTGCACGAGATTTAGAAAACCCAACTTTAGAGACTTTTTTGGCTCTTAAACCTCGATGGAAGGTTTCTATTGCTGCTATGATTTATAGAGCTCATCAGTTAGATATAATTTCTGACCTGCAAAAATCTAATTTGTATAAAAATTTATCTTCTAAAGGATGGCGAATTAAAGAACCTTATGACGATCAAGTTAAACCTGAAAACCCTAGACTCTTACCAAGAGCAATTAATATGCTTATAGATCAAGGTGGATTCAGTAAAAATATTCTACTAGATAAGCTTGGTTTTTCTACCTTTATTTGTGAAGAATTATGTGGGCTACCTCGAGGCTTTTTTGATGACGATACAGAAGAAGACAATTTAGTTACTCTTCGTTTCCAAAATAAAACGACTTCAAACAACAAGAAAAATTATAAATCTGAAACAAGTAATATTGTGAGATTTGGACGATAA
- the tnpC gene encoding IS66 family transposase has translation MKLDVNVLPDDPEQLKTMLLELQLLVAQKECELAEKDAIYQELLERYNIKLANEYGKKSEKMPGADDVFNEAEVTLDEQDELLLASLSTEEKTEQKVKPKRKPLPPELPRKDVIIDIEDTDKTCDCCRNPLHKMGESSSETLEFVPAHIKVIKTIRPKYTCRHCENNGIENHIKMAPMPATPIPKSIATASLLSQIITCKYQFGLPLYRQETMLSDIGIELSRQTMSSWILRCATLLEPLYMRLKAILLAEPAIHADETPLKVIKAEKATSYMWVYCCGADALGSNTNIVLFDYHNSRKAQCAIDFLDGYQGYMHVDGYKAYESTQATLVACLAHIRRKFIDVKKLQGKKKTGKVDIVLNLIGKLYGIEKRIKGKSVEEKLAIRQSQAKPIVTTLYNWLIEHKEKIPPKSKLGEAISYSLNQFEKFQRYLEDGRLSIDNNRAERAVKPFVIGRKAWLFSYTNTGANASAILYSLVETAKANNLLVHDYIATCLQQIAEKPNNIDALLPWNIKHS, from the coding sequence ATGAAACTTGATGTGAACGTACTACCAGACGACCCAGAACAACTTAAGACAATGTTGCTTGAGTTGCAGCTGCTCGTGGCTCAAAAAGAGTGTGAGTTAGCTGAAAAAGACGCGATTTATCAAGAATTACTTGAACGTTATAATATAAAATTGGCTAACGAATACGGTAAAAAATCAGAAAAAATGCCTGGTGCAGATGACGTCTTCAATGAAGCCGAAGTGACACTTGATGAACAAGACGAGCTGCTATTAGCGAGCTTATCAACTGAAGAAAAAACAGAGCAAAAAGTCAAACCAAAGCGCAAACCACTACCGCCTGAACTCCCTCGAAAAGACGTTATTATTGATATTGAGGACACGGATAAAACATGTGATTGTTGCCGTAATCCTTTGCATAAAATGGGTGAGAGTAGCAGCGAAACCCTTGAATTTGTACCCGCTCATATTAAAGTCATTAAAACCATTCGCCCGAAGTATACGTGCCGACATTGTGAAAATAATGGGATTGAAAATCACATAAAAATGGCACCGATGCCCGCCACGCCAATCCCGAAAAGTATTGCTACCGCGAGTTTGCTGAGCCAAATAATCACCTGTAAATATCAATTTGGTTTACCGCTTTATCGACAAGAAACAATGTTGAGTGACATCGGTATTGAGTTGAGTCGTCAAACGATGTCGAGCTGGATATTACGTTGTGCCACATTGCTTGAGCCTTTATATATGCGCTTGAAAGCAATATTGCTCGCTGAGCCCGCTATTCATGCAGATGAAACACCGCTAAAAGTAATCAAAGCCGAAAAAGCGACAAGCTATATGTGGGTATATTGCTGTGGAGCAGATGCATTAGGCAGTAACACCAATATTGTGTTATTCGATTATCACAATAGTCGTAAAGCCCAATGTGCGATTGATTTTCTTGATGGTTACCAAGGTTACATGCACGTTGATGGATATAAAGCTTATGAATCAACGCAAGCGACACTGGTAGCCTGTCTTGCGCATATTCGTCGTAAATTTATCGATGTGAAGAAGCTGCAAGGAAAAAAGAAAACAGGGAAAGTGGATATCGTATTAAATTTAATTGGTAAGTTATACGGAATAGAAAAACGAATTAAGGGCAAATCTGTTGAAGAAAAATTAGCAATCCGACAGTCACAAGCCAAGCCTATCGTAACCACATTATATAACTGGCTCATCGAGCATAAAGAAAAAATCCCACCAAAAAGTAAATTGGGAGAAGCAATAAGTTATAGCTTAAACCAATTTGAAAAATTCCAGCGCTATCTTGAAGATGGCAGGTTAAGCATTGACAATAACCGAGCAGAGCGGGCAGTGAAGCCCTTTGTGATAGGTCGTAAGGCTTGGCTATTTTCGTACACCAATACAGGTGCGAACGCGAGTGCGATTTTATATAGTTTGGTTGAAACAGCAAAAGCGAATAATCTTCTTGTTCATGATTATATCGCAACCTGCTTGCAGCAGATTGCTGAAAAACCGAATAATATTGACGCGTTGCTGCCATGGAATATTAAGCATAGCTAG